The Spirosoma foliorum genome has a window encoding:
- a CDS encoding LptF/LptG family permease encodes MKLLDAYILKRFLQTYIFVVMVIVLVVVMIDYTEKVDNFHKTHAPTNEILWDYYLNFIPYWANYISPLMVFIATVFLTSRLAARTEIIAILSTGVSFMRLLFPYVLGASVLAVATYFMVNYVIPAANKTRIAFEIKYINDSFTYSNRNVHLKIAPNTYAYLESYNNVVNTGYKFTLERVEGNQLKQKLTADHIEWDAKKKKWTIVDYKIRDINGLHETLTPGARIDTTLNLKPDDFGSNFNLYETLTRPELNKRIALLQSRGSDGIEIYLIEKYSRDTRPFAIIILTVIGVIMSARKSRRGVGWQVALGFILAFTYLLFFMLAKGIAESGNLNPIVAVWLPNAIFALIGVLLYNTIPR; translated from the coding sequence ATGAAACTCTTAGACGCTTATATACTCAAACGTTTTCTTCAGACCTACATCTTCGTGGTGATGGTCATTGTGTTGGTGGTTGTTATGATCGACTACACCGAAAAGGTGGACAACTTTCATAAGACACATGCCCCCACCAACGAAATCCTCTGGGATTATTACCTCAACTTCATTCCGTACTGGGCCAATTACATCAGCCCATTGATGGTGTTTATTGCTACGGTTTTCCTGACTTCTCGTCTGGCTGCCCGAACCGAGATTATTGCTATTCTGAGTACGGGTGTTAGTTTCATGCGCTTGCTGTTTCCGTATGTGTTGGGCGCATCGGTCCTGGCAGTAGCGACTTATTTTATGGTTAACTACGTAATTCCAGCGGCTAACAAAACCCGGATTGCGTTCGAAATCAAGTATATCAATGATTCGTTTACCTACTCGAATCGGAATGTCCATCTGAAAATTGCCCCCAATACCTACGCCTATCTGGAGAGCTACAATAATGTGGTCAATACCGGCTATAAATTCACCCTGGAGCGCGTAGAGGGTAATCAACTCAAACAAAAACTAACGGCTGATCATATTGAATGGGATGCGAAAAAGAAAAAGTGGACCATCGTGGATTATAAAATCCGGGATATAAACGGTTTGCATGAGACCCTTACGCCCGGTGCGCGTATCGATACCACGCTGAATCTGAAACCGGATGATTTTGGGTCGAATTTTAACCTCTACGAAACCCTGACCCGACCTGAACTCAATAAGCGAATTGCGTTGCTGCAAAGCCGTGGATCGGATGGGATCGAAATTTATCTGATTGAAAAGTATAGTCGCGATACCCGCCCGTTTGCTATCATCATTCTGACGGTGATTGGTGTCATCATGTCGGCCCGTAAGAGTCGCCGTGGGGTAGGGTGGCAGGTGGCCTTAGGATTTATTTTAGCATTCACTTACCTGTTGTTTTTTATGCTGGCCAAAGGCAT